The DNA region TATCATCCTCAGCCTGAACAATGCCATTGATGCAATAGATGGATAGCTAGGCAGTGGCTTTGGAGCTTTCCGGCTTGCTGCTAGTCGATTTGCTGATGCCGCTAATAAACATGGGGACAAACTTTTCCAAGAAGGCTTGGGGGTCGCGCTTCCAGGCTCGCTGCACCACGTCAATTCGAGTTTGTTGTAAGTCGGGTGCGAGTAGAGTTTGCGGCAGCCGTTCCATCAAGTACTGAGGGCGTTGCCACAGGGGCATGGTATCGGCGATCGCTACGAGTTTCTCGACCCGGCGAATCTCAGCCCCCAGCGTAATGTCCATGCCTGACTCAAAGGCAGCTTGCTCTACAGCGGCATACTTACGCTTGGCTAGGTCTACCTTCTGGGCATGTTCTGGACTCTTGCGAGCCAGTTCTGCCAGCCAACGGTTGCCCCAGCGTACATGTCCCGCTTCTTCGGGCAAAATCCGCTCAATTGTTTCCCGAACTTTGATATTTTCCTCGGTTTGGGGCGCTTTTTTCAAAGCATGAATATGAGCTGAAAAATACTCGCAACCCCGCTTCTCAGTGACATTAATGGCTGCTAGGACTGAAATCAAGAATTCATCGCGATCGTGTCCTAGATTCACAGCCTCGCTATCGAGTAAGCGCTCAAACTCTTGAATATAAGAAGAACCCGGTGGCAAACCAACATTTGCACCCAAATCCACTAACAGATCCGTTAGCCACATGGCATGCCGAGCTTCATCAGAAATATGCCGGGAAAGATCGCGGATTAGCTCCGGAGGTTGCCCATCCAACTGTTCAATTAAATCGGTTAAGTCTTTGCAACTGCGCTGCTCACTATAGCGGTAGCGGTTGAGGGTGACTAAATGTAGCTCGCGATCGCGGACTACTTGGCTCAAAATCTCGCGGGCGCCCAGTGTGTTGAGCAGCTTGCGAGGATAAGCAACAGTCATATTTTTTATGTGGTTTTGTAAAGTAACTTTCTCATCCTAACGCAGTCGTTCCTGGCTCAACCCAGGAGATTTATGCACTATTCGAGTCGTAAAAAAGCCACCCCGTAAGGTGGCTCGCGAATTCCCCTGAGCGGTAGCTAAAATTAATTAGATATTCAGGAGATTAGACATCGTAGTAGAGCGCAAACTCGTAGGGGTGAGGACGTAACCGCATGGGGTTCACCTCGTTGTCGAGCTTGTACTCAATCCATGTGTTGATGAAGTCTTCGGTAAAGACGCCACCCGCAGTCAGGAACTCGTGGTCTTCTTCCAGAGCCTTCAGCGCATCCAGCAAAGAACCGGGAGTAGAAGGAATTTTCGACAGCTCTTCAGGGCTGAGGTCATAGATATCCACATCCAAGGGCTCGCCTGGATCAATTTGATTTTTGATGCCATCGATACCCGCACAGAGCATCGCTGCAAACGCTAGGTAGGGGTTGGCAGTCGCATCAGGACAACGGAACTCTAAACGCTTGGCTTTGGGGTTACTGCCAGTCAGCGGAATCCGGATGGAAGCAGAGCGGTTGCCTTGAGAGTAAGCCAAGTTTACAGGAGCTTCAAATCCAGGCACCAAGCGCTTGTAGGAGTTGGTAGTGGGGTTGGTGAGCGCCAGTAGAGCAGGAGCGTGCTTGAGGATGCCGCCGATGTAGTGGAGAGCCATTTGGCTCAGGTTGGCGTAGCCATCACCCCAGAACAGCGGTTGTCCGTCTTTCCAAATGGATTGGTGGGTGTGCATACCAGAACCGTTGTCGTTAAACAAAGGCTTGGGCATGAAAGTAACGGTTTTGCCGTGACGCTTAGCGACGTTCTTGATCACATACTTGTAAGTCATCAAGTGGTCTGCCGCACGAACCAAAGTGTCAAAGCGGAAGCCGAGTTCGCACTGACCGCCCGTGGCAACTTCATGGTGATGCTTCTCAATGGGAACGCCGCACTCAGCCATTACCAATAGCATCTCGGTCCGGATGTCTTGCAGCGTGTCGGTGGGAGCAACAGGGAAGTAACCTTCTTTGTAGCGAGGCTTATAGCCTAAGTTGCCACCTTCTTCTTTGCGGCCAGAGTTCCAGCGACCTTCTACAGAATCAACGTGGTAGTAGCCTTCGTTTTCGGTTTGGTCGAACCGCACGTCGTCGAAGATGAAGAATTCTGCTTCAGGGCCTAAGAATGCCGTATCACCTAGGCCAGTGGAGGCGAGGTAATCCACTGCTTTTTGAGCAATGGTGCGAGGGCAGCGGCTGTAAGGCTCACCAGTTCTGGGCTCTTGGATGCTGCAAATAATGCTGAGAGTCGGTTCAGCCATGAAGGGATCGAACCAAGCAGTGTTGGGATCGAGCACCATTGTCATGTCTGATTCATTGATCGCTTTCCAACCCCGGATGCTGGAACCGTCGAAAGGAACACCTTCGGTGAAGCTGCTCTCGTCGATTTGGTCGTGGAAGACTGTGAGGTGTTGCCAGGTTCCTGGCATATCAATGAATTTGAGATCAATCATCTTGATCTGCTTTTCTTTGATCAGATTCAAGATGTCTTGTGCAGTCGGCATGAATTACTCCTTAATGTCTGGGCAAATCTAGGAAGGGAAGGTCTGCGATCGCGAGAGGTCAGCCAGGTGAATAGAGGGAGACAACCTGATTTAGAACTGCACTGCCTCAACTGAGTCGCCAGGGGTTAGCTGCGACATGAGCAGTCAGCAAATCCCAAAGTTACTGGCAGTTGGTAGGTGATCAGTTACAACGGTTACTTGATGATTCCTGCGACTCGCTATTTCTAGAGGCGCTTAGCAGCTAGGCAATTTTTGCGGCGTCTTTTAGCACACACTCATCGGCAGGGTTGGTTACACCTGAATCATCCTAAAAATAGGGTTGGGGATATTTTGTATCCTTTGTTACTAAACCCTATTGAAGCTTACCAAAATACGGACGAAATTAATCTTGGAGCTACCCTCCTTCAGCCTTTCCCTGAAAAATGAAAAATTGTAGCGGAATTGACAGTTTTTCATTTTTAGGCTGAGTTGGTCCCTAAAATAGTATCAGAAGC from Trichocoleus desertorum ATA4-8-CV12 includes:
- a CDS encoding ferritin-like domain-containing protein translates to MTVAYPRKLLNTLGAREILSQVVRDRELHLVTLNRYRYSEQRSCKDLTDLIEQLDGQPPELIRDLSRHISDEARHAMWLTDLLVDLGANVGLPPGSSYIQEFERLLDSEAVNLGHDRDEFLISVLAAINVTEKRGCEYFSAHIHALKKAPQTEENIKVRETIERILPEEAGHVRWGNRWLAELARKSPEHAQKVDLAKRKYAAVEQAAFESGMDITLGAEIRRVEKLVAIADTMPLWQRPQYLMERLPQTLLAPDLQQTRIDVVQRAWKRDPQAFLEKFVPMFISGISKSTSSKPESSKATA
- the glnA gene encoding type I glutamate--ammonia ligase — encoded protein: MPTAQDILNLIKEKQIKMIDLKFIDMPGTWQHLTVFHDQIDESSFTEGVPFDGSSIRGWKAINESDMTMVLDPNTAWFDPFMAEPTLSIICSIQEPRTGEPYSRCPRTIAQKAVDYLASTGLGDTAFLGPEAEFFIFDDVRFDQTENEGYYHVDSVEGRWNSGRKEEGGNLGYKPRYKEGYFPVAPTDTLQDIRTEMLLVMAECGVPIEKHHHEVATGGQCELGFRFDTLVRAADHLMTYKYVIKNVAKRHGKTVTFMPKPLFNDNGSGMHTHQSIWKDGQPLFWGDGYANLSQMALHYIGGILKHAPALLALTNPTTNSYKRLVPGFEAPVNLAYSQGNRSASIRIPLTGSNPKAKRLEFRCPDATANPYLAFAAMLCAGIDGIKNQIDPGEPLDVDIYDLSPEELSKIPSTPGSLLDALKALEEDHEFLTAGGVFTEDFINTWIEYKLDNEVNPMRLRPHPYEFALYYDV